One part of the Cyclobacteriaceae bacterium genome encodes these proteins:
- the ychF gene encoding redox-regulated ATPase YchF, whose translation MGLQCGIVGLPNVGKSTLFNALSNNKAEAANFPFCTIEPNVGVISVPDPRLRILEGLVNPQKVVPTTIEFVDIAGLVKGASKGEGLGNQFLANIREVDAIVHVVRCFDNDNIVHVDGKVNPIADKEIIDTELQLKDLESVEKKISRSEKIAKSGDAKAKKELAVLQAYRDALLAGQNARAVQVPEEDKKAIEDLQLLTAKPVVYVANVDEASVLTGNKHVEALRNLVKSENAEVVVISAAIEAQIAELETEEDRITFLKEYGLEESGLNKLIRASYSLLNLITYFTAGEKEVRAWTIKRGWKAPAAAGVIHTDFEKGFIKAEVIKLPDYQHYKSEHACREAGKMAIEGKEYVVEDGDIMHFRFNV comes from the coding sequence ATGGGATTGCAATGTGGTATAGTGGGCTTGCCCAACGTAGGAAAATCAACACTCTTTAATGCCCTGTCCAACAACAAAGCCGAAGCGGCAAATTTCCCCTTTTGTACTATTGAGCCTAACGTGGGCGTGATCTCCGTTCCTGATCCCAGGTTACGGATATTGGAGGGGTTAGTGAACCCGCAAAAGGTAGTTCCTACTACCATTGAGTTTGTGGATATTGCCGGCTTGGTAAAAGGAGCCAGTAAGGGCGAGGGGCTTGGGAACCAGTTTCTGGCCAACATACGTGAAGTAGATGCCATTGTGCATGTGGTGCGTTGCTTTGATAATGACAACATTGTTCATGTTGATGGAAAGGTAAATCCAATAGCCGATAAAGAGATCATTGACACCGAGTTACAGTTAAAGGATTTAGAATCAGTTGAGAAGAAAATCTCCCGTTCGGAGAAGATTGCGAAGAGCGGTGATGCCAAGGCCAAAAAGGAATTGGCCGTTCTGCAAGCATACCGCGATGCCTTACTGGCCGGTCAGAACGCACGGGCAGTGCAGGTGCCTGAAGAGGATAAGAAAGCCATTGAGGATTTACAGTTATTAACCGCTAAGCCGGTTGTTTATGTTGCCAATGTAGATGAAGCTTCGGTGCTTACAGGCAACAAGCATGTGGAGGCCCTGAGGAATCTGGTGAAAAGTGAAAATGCAGAAGTGGTGGTTATCAGCGCAGCCATTGAGGCTCAAATAGCGGAGTTAGAAACGGAAGAAGACCGCATTACATTTTTGAAGGAATACGGTTTGGAAGAATCCGGATTGAACAAATTGATCAGGGCCTCGTACAGCCTGCTGAACCTGATAACCTATTTTACAGCCGGGGAGAAGGAAGTACGCGCCTGGACTATAAAAAGGGGGTGGAAAGCACCTGCGGCTGCCGGGGTAATCCATACCGATTTTGAAAAAGGCTTCATCAAAGCTGAGGTAATTAAGCTTCCTGATTATCAGCACTATAAGTCTGAGCACGCCTGCCGCGAAGCCGGTAAGATGGCCATAGAGGGCAAAGAGTACGTGGTGGAGGATGGCGATATCATGCATTTTCGGTTCAATGTCTAA
- a CDS encoding PUR family DNA/RNA-binding protein translates to MEENKTNGRDEIYSAKVKAGKRTYFFDVKSTRSNDFYLTITESKKRFKEDGFTYEKHKIFLYKEDFNKFMEALTNTVNHVKQELMPEVDFDQFDQHHPADEHHEEAATAPVAKSSADSDLKWD, encoded by the coding sequence GTGGAAGAGAACAAGACGAACGGCAGGGATGAGATATACTCGGCCAAAGTGAAAGCTGGTAAGCGTACTTATTTTTTTGATGTAAAGTCGACACGCTCAAACGACTTCTACCTGACGATTACCGAAAGTAAGAAACGATTTAAAGAAGACGGTTTTACCTACGAAAAACACAAGATTTTCCTGTACAAGGAAGATTTCAATAAGTTTATGGAAGCCTTGACCAATACCGTAAACCACGTAAAACAGGAGCTTATGCCCGAAGTTGATTTCGACCAGTTCGACCAACATCACCCTGCTGACGAGCACCATGAAGAAGCGGCAACCGCCCCGGTTGCCAAATCCTCAGCCGATAGCGATCTTAAATGGGACTAA
- a CDS encoding 4Fe-4S dicluster domain-containing protein, with protein MAIKITDECINCGACEPECPNTAIYEGGREWNWAGGTKLTEVKLEDGSVQDAKILQKPVSDEFYYIVSGKCTECTGFHEEPQCAAVCPVDCCVPDPDHVESKEVLAARKAYLHQE; from the coding sequence ATGGCAATTAAAATTACTGACGAATGCATCAATTGCGGGGCCTGTGAACCCGAATGCCCGAACACGGCTATTTATGAAGGAGGCCGCGAATGGAACTGGGCTGGCGGAACCAAGCTCACGGAGGTTAAACTGGAGGATGGATCAGTGCAGGATGCCAAAATTTTACAAAAGCCCGTGTCAGATGAATTTTATTATATCGTTTCGGGCAAGTGCACCGAATGCACCGGGTTTCATGAAGAGCCGCAATGTGCGGCCGTTTGCCCAGTGGATTGTTGCGTGCCCGACCCGGATCACGTAGAATCAAAAGAGGTATTGGCTGCCCGTAAAGCTTACCTGCACCAGGAGTAA
- a CDS encoding DUF58 domain-containing protein, whose protein sequence is MKVNLQDIRQSANLELLARQLVEGFITGLHKSPYHGFSVEFAEHRLYNEGESTRHIDWKAYARTDRLFSKQYEEETNLRCLIAIDTSPSMFYPAETKAKIRFSAIAAAAMAYMLNLQRDAVGLCLFSDKIDTLTPIKSSRSHLEKLLLILHGLMEQQPMKVQTEIARVLHEAAEKIHKRSLVVLFSDMFDGDPDNTDELFKALQHLKHNKHEVIVFHVMDYDTELTFQFEDKPIEFIDLESNAKLKLNPGDIRLSYQHEAKNFYDTLKLRCHQYKIDFVKADIRQDVNTILQTYLIKRAKMR, encoded by the coding sequence ATGAAAGTTAACTTACAGGATATCAGGCAATCAGCCAACCTTGAACTTTTGGCGAGGCAATTGGTAGAGGGCTTTATTACCGGTCTTCACAAGTCGCCCTACCACGGTTTTTCTGTTGAATTTGCCGAACACAGGCTTTATAACGAAGGGGAAAGTACCCGGCATATCGATTGGAAAGCCTATGCACGTACGGATCGGTTATTTTCCAAACAATATGAAGAGGAGACCAACCTCCGCTGTCTTATTGCCATAGATACTTCTCCCTCCATGTTCTACCCTGCCGAGACAAAGGCTAAAATCAGGTTCAGCGCTATTGCTGCTGCGGCTATGGCTTATATGCTAAACCTGCAGCGCGATGCCGTGGGGCTGTGTTTGTTTTCCGATAAAATTGACACGCTTACACCTATTAAATCATCCCGGTCGCACCTTGAAAAGCTTCTGTTAATATTGCATGGCCTTATGGAACAACAACCCATGAAGGTGCAAACCGAAATTGCCAGGGTGCTCCATGAAGCGGCTGAAAAAATCCATAAACGTTCATTGGTGGTGCTATTCAGCGATATGTTTGATGGTGACCCGGATAATACCGATGAACTTTTTAAAGCCTTACAACACCTGAAACACAATAAACACGAAGTGATTGTTTTTCATGTAATGGATTACGACACTGAGCTGACTTTTCAATTTGAAGACAAACCCATTGAATTTATAGACCTGGAGAGCAATGCAAAACTGAAGCTAAACCCCGGTGACATACGGCTCTCCTACCAGCACGAGGCTAAAAACTTCTATGACACCCTGAAGTTACGCTGCCACCAGTACAAAATTGATTTCGTTAAAGCGGATATCCGGCAAGATGTAAATACCATCCTGCAAACTTACCTGATAAAACGGGCTAAGATGCGGTGA
- the cas6 gene encoding CRISPR-associated endoribonuclease Cas6, which yields MRTRIIFSLKNRGAYVPFHHQYLLAQFIKGLLMFGPDKSYQAYTQFNFSGLKGQTKISRKGLHYYSSKVTLVFACADREFLSYFTAQLFEQKDIMIGSLHLVPDSIEEEPPVEIQTEAKFLCISPIVPVPAAFNNEQGKKFIMPESDEFSDLLYDSTISRMEATGKYTPEQLTSFYKFQLVPDPGYLQRLQAAGKKFARIYPLYDSDVKFEVRGYTFPFTLYAAPEVQRFVYENGLGYFCHKGFGMLDVAGNDSIKREQQRDAIYA from the coding sequence TTGAGAACCAGGATCATTTTTTCATTGAAGAACAGGGGAGCCTATGTTCCGTTTCACCATCAGTACTTGCTGGCGCAATTCATAAAAGGGTTGTTAATGTTTGGGCCTGATAAATCATACCAGGCGTACACCCAGTTTAATTTCTCCGGGTTAAAAGGGCAGACTAAGATCAGCCGCAAAGGTTTACATTACTATTCGTCTAAAGTTACCCTGGTTTTTGCGTGTGCCGATCGGGAATTTCTGAGCTATTTTACAGCCCAGCTTTTTGAGCAAAAGGATATTATGATTGGCAGCCTTCACCTGGTGCCTGATTCCATAGAAGAGGAACCCCCGGTTGAGATTCAGACAGAGGCTAAATTTTTATGCATTTCACCCATTGTTCCGGTGCCTGCTGCATTCAATAATGAGCAGGGTAAAAAGTTTATCATGCCTGAGAGCGATGAATTCTCTGACTTACTCTATGACTCCACCATTAGCCGGATGGAAGCCACAGGTAAGTATACGCCTGAACAACTAACCTCATTTTATAAATTTCAATTGGTGCCCGATCCCGGTTATTTACAGCGCCTGCAGGCAGCCGGAAAAAAATTTGCACGTATTTATCCCCTCTACGATAGCGATGTAAAATTCGAAGTAAGGGGCTACACCTTCCCTTTTACGTTGTATGCTGCACCGGAAGTACAGCGTTTTGTCTATGAAAACGGATTGGGGTATTTCTGCCACAAAGGCTTTGGTATGCTGGATGTAGCCGGCAATGACTCTATCAAGCGTGAGCAGCAGCGTGATGCGATTTATGCTTAG